The following coding sequences are from one Salvia hispanica cultivar TCC Black 2014 chromosome 3, UniMelb_Shisp_WGS_1.0, whole genome shotgun sequence window:
- the LOC125215880 gene encoding traB domain-containing protein-like has product MPQELTGGVVELTCKSSAPSGVCNVYLVGTSHDCPESGRLAQVAVKFFKPEVVFLELCSYRTHIIMGQNAKVPSIREMVDMWRKNLTISYILHYWFMTKTQKESWDGIYGGEFYLANAEAMKYGAKVILGDRPYPVSAMRYMGKTSLVHLLIPQEISLPKEVYNKIHGKVHAGAMDRIKEEYAKQDPITAQTFIDERDQYMSAKLREVATQHKSVVAIVGMAHVPGVKKYWNPKHPLDVEQLLSIPKQPIRVWRVLAFMKGVLVIILRLIRISIKRRRDKLKKM; this is encoded by the exons ATGCCGCAGGAGCTCACGGGAGGTGTGGTGGAGCTCACGTGCAAATCATCTGCGCCTAGCGGCGTCTGCAATGTCTATTTGGTTGGAACTAGTCACGATTGTCCG GAATCTGGGAGATTAGCTCAGGTTGCGGTGAAATTCTTCAAGCCAGAG GTAGTTTTCTTGGAGTTGTGCTCTTATCGCACACATATTATAATGGGTCAAAATGCAAAG GTCCCAAGCATTCGAGAAATGGTGGATATGTGGAGGAAGAATTTGACAATTTCGTATATTCTTCACTACTGGTTTATGACCAAG ACTCAAAAAGAATCATGGGATGGTATATATGGTGGAGAGTTTTACTTGGCAAATGCGGAAGCAATGAAATATGGAGCCAAGGTTATACTTGGTGATCGACCATATCCG gTTAGCGCGATGAGATACATGGGCAAGACGTCTCTCGTGCATTTGTTGATTCCACAAGAAATAAGTTTGCCAAAAGAAGTTTACAACAAG ATCCATGGAAAGGTTCATGCTGGCGCCATGGATCGAATCAAAGAGGAGTATGCTAAGCAGGATCCTATCACGGCGCAGACTTTCATTGATGAGCGTGATCA ATATATGTCAGCAAAGCTACGAGAAGTTGCAACACAGCATAAGTCTGTGGTTGCTATCGTCGGAATGGCCCACGTACCAGGAGTGAAAAAATACTGGAATCCGAAGCACCCTTTAGAC GTTGAGCAACTTCTTAGCATTCCAAAACAGCCAATAAGAGTGTGGCGTGTTCTTGCATTTATGAAAGGAGTTTTAGTCATAATCTTGAGGCTCATACGCATTAGCATCAAAAG GCGAAGGGACAAGCTCAAGAAGATGTAA